In the Pseudoalteromonas sp. A25 genome, AAGCGAACCATGCATTGACTCATGGGACATCTGCATTGCTGACTCATGGGACATCCACTTTAAAAATGCATTGACTCATGGGACATCCACTTTAAAAAGACATAAGAAAGAACCTTCAACAAGCTATCAATGATAAAACAACTGACTTTGTCACTAGATATTATCAACATGACTCATGGGACATCCACTTTAAAAAGGCATAAGAAAGAACTGTCCACTTCCCTTAACATGAGACATGTTTAATTAGAGTTTTCTGTAATATCACAAACAGGAGACAACGATGAAAAAGTCACGTTTTACAGAATCTCAGATCATAGCTGTGCTCAAAGAAACCGATGCAGGTATGAAGGTTGAAGAAGTGTGCCGCAAGCATGGGATCAGCAGTGCAACGTATTACAACTGGAAAGCCAAATATGGCGGGATGGAAGCGTCAGATGTTAAGCGCTTGAAAGAGCTTGAAGAAGAAAATGCCAAGCTCAAAAAGATGTACGCCGACGTCAGCCTAGAAAACCATGCGATAAAGGAGTTATTCGCAAAAAAGGGTTGGTGACAGCGCAGAAGCGAAGTTGCGCCAGCATACTGGTTCAAGCGGGTATAAGTATTTTAAAAGCGTGCAAGTTTGTCGGTATTGGTCGCGCTACCTACTACCGCCCAGAACGAGACTGGCGAAAGGCTGACGCAGCTGTCATTGATGCCATCAATGCAGGATTAAAAAAGTCTCCCAGAGCAGGGTTCTGGAAATGCTATGGGCGTCTTCGTTTTAAAGGTTATCCGTTTAACCATAAGCGCGTTTATCGGGTGTATTGCCAAATGGGTTTGAACTTAAAGCGCAGAGTGAAACGCGTGTTGCCAAAACGAGTTGCACAGCCATTAGATGTTGTCGCTCAAGCTAATCATCAATGGGCCTTAGATTTTATGCATGATTCTTTATACTGCGGAAAACGATTCAGGACGCTCAATATTGTTGATGAAGGCACTCGTGAGTGCTTAGCTGTTGAAGTAGATACCTCATTACCAGCGGAACGAGTTGTTCGAACGCTTGAACAACTCAAAGCAGAGCGCGGTTTACCGAAACAAATTCGAGTAGATAACGGGCCTGAATTAATCTCAGCACGTTTAACTGATTGGTGCGAAGCGCATAACATCAAATTAGTTTATATCCAGCCAGGGAAGCCACAGCAAAACGGGTTTGTTGAGCGGTTTAATGGCTCATTTAGACGAGAATTTTTAGATGCTTACTTGTTTGAAAGTATCAATCAGGTAAAAGAAATGGTGTGGTTCTGGCGATTGGATTATAACGAAGAACGAACACATGAAAGTCTTGGTGATCTGCCACCCGCAGCTTACCGAGCAAAGTTGGAAAACTCTAGTTTACAGGTGTCTCACTAACGGGGGAGTGGACAATAAAGCCTAAAAAGGCTAGCAGATGTATGCCTATTAACAATGCAAAACCAGCACCAAAAGCTGAAAACGCTCCTGCATTTCCAGAGTTTTCGTCTATTGAGCCAAGTAAGCCTGCTGCAATAAGTATTGCTCCTACGAATGCAACACAGCTAAGTGCCAAAAATGTTAGATATAGTAGCCTGACCATCCGTGCTTTATAACGCTTGCCGTAAACGGCACAAAACAGCAGGCTAAAATTAGCGACGAAGGAGCACAAGCCTGCTGTTTTGTGTCCTTGGTTTAACGGCCTTGTTAGGTGCGATTTTGATCAATATCGTGACCACAGTTATAACAATTTGAAGATGGTAAGCGATATTTGTAAAAACCTTGCATTACTTGATTTCTATGACACTTTTGGCAGGTATAACTTAAAGCTTTAATTACTAATAGAACACCAAGAACCATGCTACCGATATAAAACGGGTTAACAAAGAAGTCATCAACGGCTGTATGTTGGAATTGGTAGCCTATGATGCATAAGATTAACAAAACCAAATATATTTTAAACTGAACACTACGCTTCAATTTAACCTCTCTTTCACCGGAGCACCTAGACATAATGACTCCCACACGGTGCTAGCCTCCGCATTTTCGTGGGTTAGCTTAAAGCCAGAGCCATAATTAGTTTGTCAAATAACTAAATAGCAGAGGCTAGCATGACTAAACATAACATACTTTTCATTGGCTTAGATACTCATAAAGAGTTCATTGAAGTTGCCTACATCGAAGATAACCGCGGCGCACAACCCATTCAT is a window encoding:
- a CDS encoding IS3 family transposase (programmed frameshift) — protein: MKKSRFTESQIIAVLKETDAGMKVEEVCRKHGISSATYYNWKAKYGGMEASDVKRLKELEEENAKLKKMYADVSLENHAIKEFIRKKGLVTAQKRSCASILVQAGISILKACKFVGIGRATYYRPERDWRKADAAVIDAINAGLKKSPRAGFWKCYGRLRFKGYPFNHKRVYRVYCQMGLNLKRRVKRVLPKRVAQPLDVVAQANHQWALDFMHDSLYCGKRFRTLNIVDEGTRECLAVEVDTSLPAERVVRTLEQLKAERGLPKQIRVDNGPELISARLTDWCEAHNIKLVYIQPGKPQQNGFVERFNGSFRREFLDAYLFESINQVKEMVWFWRLDYNEERTHESLGDLPPAAYRAKLENSSLQVSH